Proteins encoded together in one Variovorax paradoxus window:
- the mrdA gene encoding penicillin-binding protein 2 has protein sequence MTEIRNVAADLARFKRRVIVIGMAVLFAFGLLGTRLVYLQVVRHEDLAEQAESNRTAVVPVVPNRGLILDRNGIVLASNYSAYTLEITPSKVGDVEETIDSLTQVLEVSPRDRRRFKRLREDSRSFDSIPIRTRLSDEEVARFAAQRYRFPGVEIKARLFRNYPHGEVASHVLGYIGRINQREKTAMEDWAEEDQANYKGTDYIGKLGIEQSYEKTLHGQTGVEQMETSAGGRAVRRLASHPATPGNTVMLSLDIKLQKLVEDMFGDRRGALVAIDPKTGEVLAFVSKPTFDPNLFVEGIDTESWKELSESLDKPLLNRALRGTYPPGSTYKPFMALAALQTGKRGASVVVNDPGYFNFGGHRFGSPEGNIGGVDMRRSIQLSSNIYYYSLANEMGVDLIHDFMKPLGFGQITGIDLGGEVRGVLPSTEWKRNAYKRPEQKKWYAGETISLGIGQGYNAFTMLQLAQATAIVADGGMKHKPHLALATRNTVSGQVAPLPQPPAENLGYTAANVAVIREGLTSVVTSGTARSVFAGAGYQAAGKTGTAQAVTQAQNTKYNARALEEHQRDHALFMAFAPVSNPKIALAVIVENAGWGAGAAAPIARRVFDYVLMDQYPSEADMAAIRIGKAGAPIGKPRVASEVAWPAATAAAPAP, from the coding sequence ATGACCGAAATCCGCAATGTTGCCGCCGACCTCGCGCGCTTCAAGCGCCGCGTGATCGTGATCGGCATGGCGGTGCTCTTCGCGTTCGGGCTGCTGGGGACGCGGCTGGTCTACCTGCAGGTGGTGCGGCACGAAGACCTGGCCGAGCAGGCCGAGAGCAATCGCACGGCGGTGGTGCCGGTGGTGCCCAACCGCGGTCTCATCCTGGACCGCAACGGCATCGTGCTGGCTTCCAACTATTCAGCCTACACGTTGGAGATCACGCCTTCCAAGGTGGGCGACGTCGAAGAGACCATCGACAGCCTGACGCAGGTGCTCGAGGTTTCGCCGCGCGACCGCCGCCGCTTCAAGCGGCTGCGCGAAGACTCGCGCAGCTTCGACTCCATTCCGATCCGCACGCGCCTGAGCGACGAGGAAGTTGCCCGTTTCGCTGCGCAGCGCTACCGGTTCCCGGGCGTTGAAATCAAGGCGCGGCTGTTCCGCAACTATCCGCATGGCGAGGTCGCATCGCACGTGCTCGGCTACATCGGCCGCATCAACCAGCGCGAGAAGACCGCAATGGAAGACTGGGCCGAGGAAGACCAGGCCAACTACAAGGGCACCGACTACATCGGCAAGCTCGGCATCGAGCAGAGCTACGAAAAAACGCTGCACGGCCAGACCGGCGTCGAGCAGATGGAAACCTCGGCCGGCGGCCGCGCGGTGCGGCGGCTTGCCAGCCATCCGGCCACGCCGGGCAATACCGTGATGCTGTCGCTCGACATCAAGCTGCAGAAGCTGGTCGAAGACATGTTCGGCGACCGCCGCGGCGCGCTGGTGGCCATCGATCCCAAGACCGGCGAGGTGCTGGCCTTCGTGAGCAAGCCGACCTTCGACCCGAACCTTTTCGTCGAGGGCATCGACACCGAAAGCTGGAAAGAGCTGAGCGAGTCGCTCGACAAGCCGCTGCTCAACCGCGCGCTGCGCGGCACCTATCCGCCCGGCTCGACCTACAAGCCCTTCATGGCGCTGGCCGCACTGCAAACCGGCAAGCGCGGTGCCAGCGTGGTGGTGAACGACCCGGGATACTTCAACTTCGGCGGCCACCGCTTCGGCAGCCCCGAAGGCAATATCGGCGGCGTCGACATGCGGCGCTCGATCCAGCTGTCGAGCAACATCTACTACTACTCGCTGGCCAACGAGATGGGCGTGGACCTGATCCACGACTTCATGAAGCCGCTGGGTTTCGGCCAGATCACCGGCATCGACCTGGGCGGCGAGGTGCGCGGCGTGCTGCCCAGCACCGAGTGGAAGCGCAACGCCTACAAGCGGCCCGAGCAGAAGAAGTGGTACGCAGGCGAAACCATTTCGCTGGGCATCGGCCAGGGCTACAACGCCTTCACCATGCTGCAGCTTGCGCAGGCAACGGCCATCGTGGCCGACGGCGGCATGAAGCACAAGCCGCACCTGGCGCTGGCCACGCGCAATACCGTGAGCGGACAGGTTGCGCCGCTGCCCCAGCCGCCGGCGGAGAACCTCGGCTACACCGCCGCCAACGTGGCGGTGATTCGCGAAGGCCTGACCAGCGTGGTCACCAGCGGCACTGCGCGCAGTGTGTTTGCCGGTGCGGGCTACCAGGCGGCCGGCAAGACGGGTACGGCGCAAGCTGTGACGCAGGCGCAAAACACCAAGTACAACGCCCGCGCGCTCGAAGAGCACCAGCGCGATCACGCGTTGTTCATGGCGTTTGCGCCGGTCAGCAACCCGAAGATCGCCCTGGCGGTGATCGTCGAGAACGCCGGCTGGGGGGCCGGGGCCGCGGCACCTATCGCGCGGCGAGTGTTCGACTACGTGTTGATGGACCAGTACCCGAGTGAGGCCGACATGGCCGCCATCAGGATCGGCAAAGCCGGTGCGCCGATCGGCAAGCCGCGTGTGGCGAGTGAAGTGGCTTGGCCGGCGGCCACCGCTGCCGCGCCCGCGCCCTGA
- the hmgA gene encoding homogentisate 1,2-dioxygenase produces the protein MTNPSTDTQPDAERRYQSGFGNEYASEAVAGALPQGRNNPQRAPFDLYTELLSGTAFTAPRHENRRTWLYRRQPSVVSGRYQPYTQAQWTTGADREIALPPEPLRWHPMPLDGAADVDFVDGMHTIAANGDAESQVGIGSLMYLAGRSMEKRAFVNADGEMLVVPQQGRLVITTELGVLDVKPGETAVLPRGMVFKVALPDGISRGYVCENYGAHFRLPELGPIGSNGLANARDFQAPVAAFEEDGGAYELVKKFGGRFWKAPTKQSPFNVVAWHGNLAPVKYDTANFMVIGSISFDHPDPSIFTVLTSPSDTPGTANCDFVIFPPRWMVMENTFRPPWFHRNLMSEFMGLVLGEYDAKPGGFKPGGASLHNCMVPHGPDEEAFDKATHTDLKPHKLDNTLAFMFESRLRFIPTNFALQSPALDTDYADCWAGLKDQFKP, from the coding sequence ATGACGAATCCATCCACCGACACCCAACCCGATGCCGAGCGGCGCTACCAGAGCGGCTTCGGCAACGAGTACGCCTCCGAGGCCGTTGCCGGCGCCCTGCCCCAGGGCCGCAACAACCCGCAGCGCGCGCCCTTCGACCTTTACACCGAGCTGCTTTCGGGCACAGCCTTTACCGCGCCGCGCCATGAAAACCGCCGCACCTGGCTCTACCGCCGCCAGCCTTCGGTCGTGTCAGGCCGCTACCAGCCCTATACGCAGGCGCAATGGACCACGGGCGCCGACCGCGAGATTGCACTGCCGCCCGAGCCCCTGCGCTGGCACCCGATGCCGCTCGACGGCGCGGCCGACGTGGACTTTGTCGACGGCATGCACACCATTGCGGCCAATGGCGATGCCGAGTCGCAGGTCGGCATCGGCTCGCTCATGTACCTTGCGGGCCGCTCGATGGAGAAGCGTGCCTTCGTCAACGCCGACGGCGAAATGCTTGTTGTGCCGCAGCAGGGCCGCCTGGTCATTACCACCGAGCTCGGCGTGCTCGACGTGAAGCCCGGCGAAACAGCGGTGCTGCCTCGCGGCATGGTGTTCAAGGTGGCATTGCCCGACGGAATATCGCGCGGCTATGTCTGCGAGAACTACGGTGCGCATTTCCGCCTGCCCGAGCTGGGCCCCATCGGCTCCAACGGCCTTGCCAATGCGCGCGACTTCCAGGCGCCCGTGGCCGCCTTCGAGGAAGACGGCGGCGCCTACGAGCTGGTGAAGAAATTCGGCGGCCGTTTCTGGAAGGCGCCAACGAAGCAGTCTCCCTTCAACGTGGTTGCATGGCACGGCAACCTGGCGCCGGTGAAGTACGACACGGCCAACTTCATGGTCATCGGCTCCATCAGCTTCGATCACCCCGACCCATCGATCTTCACCGTGCTGACCTCGCCGAGCGACACGCCCGGCACCGCGAACTGCGATTTCGTGATCTTCCCGCCGCGCTGGATGGTGATGGAAAACACCTTCCGTCCGCCATGGTTCCACCGCAACCTGATGAGCGAGTTCATGGGCCTGGTGCTCGGCGAATACGACGCCAAGCCGGGCGGCTTCAAGCCCGGCGGCGCGAGCCTGCACAACTGCATGGTGCCGCACGGACCCGACGAAGAAGCCTTCGACAAGGCCACGCACACCGATCTGAAGCCGCACAAGCTCGACAACACGCTGGCCTTCATGTTCGAGAGCCGCTTGCGCTTCATTCCGACGAACTTCGCGCTGCAGAGCCCTGCGCTGGACACGGACTACGCCGATTGCTGGGCCGGCCTCAAGGACCAATTCAAGCCATGA
- a CDS encoding DUF2783 domain-containing protein, which translates to MQPHLVTTPNLEAPDDFYEALIEAHQGLSTEESHAFNARLVLVLANHVGSLAVLREAFEAARSSSN; encoded by the coding sequence ATGCAACCACATCTGGTCACCACGCCCAACCTCGAAGCGCCTGACGATTTCTACGAGGCGCTGATCGAGGCCCACCAGGGGCTTTCCACTGAAGAGAGCCATGCCTTCAACGCGCGGCTCGTGCTGGTGCTGGCCAACCACGTCGGCTCGCTGGCCGTGCTGCGCGAGGCTTTCGAGGCCGCGCGCAGCAGCAGCAACTGA
- a CDS encoding Bug family tripartite tricarboxylate transporter substrate binding protein — MKSAFALGRRAAAVALLAAPLLLAHAADFPSKPIRFIVPYSPGGTTDLVARTVGQKVSEKLGQPVLIDNRAGAGGNIGMDAVAKAAPDGYTIGFGAISTNALNPHIYKSMAFDPRTDFAAISLLGTSTIVLEVPAASAIKSVPDLIAAAKKNPGLPYATAGAGTSMNLAGVMFAQMTGTDLVHVAYKGSGPAITDMLGNNIGVMFDNLPASLPHIQAGKLRALAVAGPVRSPSLPDVPTMAEAGLNGYALDPWFGVYGPAKLPAPIVKALNEAFVEALAMPNVKAKLQQAGFSPRGSTAQELTTLTEAEYKRLGEVAKKAGMTAD, encoded by the coding sequence ATGAAGAGCGCTTTCGCCCTTGGCCGCCGTGCGGCGGCTGTCGCACTGCTCGCAGCGCCGCTCCTGCTGGCGCACGCGGCAGACTTTCCCTCGAAACCGATCAGGTTCATCGTGCCCTACAGCCCCGGCGGCACCACCGATCTGGTGGCGCGCACGGTGGGCCAGAAGGTGTCGGAGAAACTGGGCCAGCCGGTGCTGATCGACAACCGCGCTGGCGCCGGCGGCAACATCGGAATGGATGCAGTGGCCAAGGCCGCGCCCGACGGCTACACCATCGGCTTCGGCGCCATCTCGACCAATGCGCTCAACCCGCACATCTACAAATCGATGGCCTTCGATCCGCGCACGGACTTCGCGGCGATCAGCCTGCTCGGCACCTCGACCATCGTGCTCGAAGTGCCCGCAGCATCGGCCATCAAGTCGGTGCCCGACCTGATCGCAGCCGCGAAGAAGAACCCCGGCCTGCCCTACGCCACCGCGGGCGCCGGCACCTCGATGAACCTGGCCGGCGTGATGTTCGCGCAGATGACGGGCACCGACCTCGTGCACGTCGCCTACAAGGGCAGCGGCCCGGCCATCACCGACATGCTGGGCAACAACATCGGCGTGATGTTCGACAACTTGCCGGCGTCGCTGCCGCACATCCAGGCCGGCAAGCTGCGCGCGCTGGCCGTGGCCGGCCCCGTGCGCTCGCCCTCGCTGCCCGACGTGCCGACGATGGCCGAAGCCGGGCTCAACGGCTATGCGCTCGATCCGTGGTTCGGCGTGTACGGCCCTGCGAAGCTGCCGGCACCGATCGTGAAGGCGCTGAACGAAGCCTTCGTCGAAGCGCTGGCAATGCCCAACGTGAAGGCCAAGCTGCAGCAGGCCGGTTTTTCGCCGCGCGGCTCGACGGCGCAGGAGCTGACGACGCTGACCGAAGCCGAATACAAGCGCCTTGGGGAAGTGGCCAAGAAGGCCGGCATGACCGCAGATTGA
- the mreD gene encoding rod shape-determining protein MreD — translation MIKRPGQQQLLLPVSPLFMWSSLVVALLINMIPIGRAAWMPDLLALAIVFWGVHQPMRVGIGAAFVFGLCMDVHQASMLGQHALSYTTLGFFAITIHRRLLWYPVASQALQVLPLFALSQLIEVATRMIGGGIFPGWWVLASPAIEALLWPLATALLLAPQRRTPEPDENRPL, via the coding sequence ATGATCAAACGCCCCGGCCAACAGCAGCTGCTGCTGCCCGTCAGCCCGCTCTTCATGTGGTCGAGCCTGGTGGTGGCGCTGCTCATCAACATGATCCCGATCGGCCGCGCCGCGTGGATGCCCGACCTGCTCGCGCTGGCCATCGTGTTCTGGGGTGTGCACCAGCCCATGCGCGTGGGCATTGGCGCGGCGTTCGTCTTCGGCCTGTGCATGGATGTGCACCAGGCGTCGATGCTGGGCCAGCATGCGCTGTCCTACACCACGCTGGGCTTCTTCGCGATCACCATCCATCGGCGCCTGCTTTGGTACCCCGTAGCGTCGCAGGCGCTGCAGGTGCTGCCGCTCTTTGCGCTCTCGCAGCTCATCGAAGTCGCCACGCGGATGATCGGCGGCGGCATTTTTCCGGGCTGGTGGGTGTTGGCTTCGCCGGCCATTGAAGCCTTGCTGTGGCCGCTGGCAACGGCGCTGCTGCTGGCGCCCCAGCGCCGCACCCCGGAACCCGACGAGAACCGTCCCCTCTAG
- the fahA gene encoding fumarylacetoacetase produces the protein MTIALNATHDPKLRSWVASANEAGCDFPIQNLPFGRFRAAGSSEAFRIGVAIGDQVLDLKAAGLVDTDDMNALMNASVKDRETLRATISAGLAEGSGKQAAWSKALMPQAAAELTVPCRIGDYTDFYTGIHHATTIGKLFRPDQPLMPNYKWVPIGYHGRASSIVVSGQVFKRPQGQTKAPDAAEPSFGPSKRLDYELELGFFIGRGNALGEPIAIGEAEEHLFGVTLLNDWSARDLQAWEYQPLGPFLSKNFASTLSPWIVTMEALAPFRARFERPAGDPQPLPYLDAPSNRESGALDITLEVLLQTAKMRAAGEAPVRLTRGNTTEAAYWTAAQLVAHHTVNGCNLQPGDLLGSGTLSGPKPDEAGSLIELTLGGKQPITLPNGEKRTFLEDGDTLVIRGYCEREGAVRIGLGEVAGTVIA, from the coding sequence ATGACCATCGCACTGAACGCCACCCACGACCCGAAGCTGCGCAGCTGGGTTGCCTCGGCCAATGAAGCCGGCTGCGACTTCCCGATCCAGAACCTGCCCTTCGGCCGCTTTCGCGCGGCGGGCAGCAGCGAGGCTTTTCGCATCGGGGTTGCCATCGGCGACCAGGTGCTCGACCTGAAGGCCGCAGGCCTGGTCGACACCGACGACATGAACGCGCTGATGAACGCCAGCGTGAAGGACCGCGAGACACTTCGCGCGACAATTTCGGCGGGCCTTGCAGAGGGCAGTGGCAAGCAAGCCGCATGGTCGAAGGCGCTGATGCCGCAGGCCGCGGCCGAGCTCACCGTGCCCTGCCGCATCGGCGACTACACCGACTTCTACACCGGCATTCACCACGCCACCACCATCGGCAAGCTGTTCCGCCCCGACCAGCCGCTGATGCCCAACTACAAGTGGGTGCCCATCGGTTATCACGGCCGAGCCTCGTCGATCGTCGTGAGCGGGCAGGTCTTCAAGCGCCCGCAGGGGCAGACCAAGGCCCCCGATGCGGCAGAGCCCAGCTTCGGCCCGTCGAAGCGGCTGGACTACGAACTGGAACTGGGCTTTTTCATCGGCCGCGGCAATGCGCTCGGCGAGCCGATTGCCATCGGCGAGGCCGAAGAGCATCTGTTCGGCGTGACGCTGCTCAACGACTGGTCGGCGCGCGACCTGCAGGCCTGGGAATACCAGCCGCTCGGCCCTTTTCTCTCGAAGAACTTTGCGAGCACGCTGTCGCCGTGGATCGTGACGATGGAAGCGCTGGCGCCGTTCCGCGCCAGGTTCGAGCGGCCGGCCGGAGACCCGCAGCCGCTGCCTTACCTCGATGCGCCGTCGAACCGCGAAAGCGGCGCGCTCGACATCACGCTCGAAGTGCTGCTGCAGACCGCGAAGATGCGGGCCGCGGGTGAGGCGCCCGTGCGGCTCACGCGGGGCAACACCACCGAGGCCGCCTATTGGACCGCGGCGCAACTCGTCGCGCACCACACGGTGAACGGCTGCAACCTGCAGCCCGGCGACCTGCTGGGTTCGGGCACGCTCTCGGGCCCGAAACCCGACGAGGCCGGCTCGCTGATAGAGCTCACGCTGGGTGGCAAACAGCCGATCACGCTCCCCAACGGCGAGAAGCGCACTTTCCTTGAAGACGGCGACACGCTGGTCATCCGCGGCTACTGCGAACGCGAAGGCGCGGTGCGCATCGGCTTGGGTGAAGTTGCCGGAACCGTGATCGCCTGA